One Epinephelus moara isolate mb chromosome 20, YSFRI_EMoa_1.0, whole genome shotgun sequence genomic window carries:
- the ascl1b gene encoding achaete-scute homolog 1b, with protein METTTITTTQTAFTFGLTERHASISLHAPAQDCAVPAVHPNANGAGYQNKTKVLKRQRSSSPELLRCKRRLSFNGLGYSIPQQQPVAVARRNERERNRVKQVNMGFQTLRQHVPNGAANKKMSKVETLRSAVEYIRALQQLLDEHDAVSAAFQCGLPSPTLSNSYSADPESPHSTYSSDEGGYEPLSSEEQELLDFTTWFDRY; from the coding sequence ATGGAAActaccaccatcaccaccacgcAGACCGCATTCACCTTTGGACTTACTGAAAGACACGCCAGCATCAGCCTGCACGCCCCGGCCCAGGACTGCGCTGTTCCCGCCGTGCACCCCAACGCCAACGGTGCCGGCtaccaaaacaaaaccaaggtGCTGAAGAGACAGCGCTCCAGCTCGCCGGAGCTCCTGCGCTGCAAGCGGCGTCTGAGCTTCAACGGCCTCGGCTACTCCATCCCTCAGCAGCAGCCCGTGGCCGTGGCCAGGCGGAACGAAAGGGAGAGGAACCGGGTCAAACAAGTCAACATGGGTTTCCAGACGCTGCGTCAGCATGTGCCCAACGGTGCCGCCAACAAGAAGATGAGCAAAGTGGAGACCCTGAGGTCTGCGGTGGAGTACATCAGAGCTTTGCAGCAACTTCTGGACGAACATGACGCCGTGTCGGCTGCTTTCCAGTGCGGGTTGCCATCCCCGACACTCTCCAACAGCTACTCCGCCGACCCGGAGTCGCCTCACTCCACCTACTCATCAGATGAAGGCGGCTATGAGCCTCTGAGCTCCGAGGAACAGGAGCTGTTGGACTTTACGACCTGGTTCGACAGGTACTGA